The Dokdonia donghaensis DSW-1 DNA window TCCCATATAAGCGATAATACCCACAATAAGACCGGCAACTGTAGTGGTCATCGCTGTATAAATACCCTCTGCAAGGGTACCCATCTCTGCTTGTCCAGAACTTGTTGCTAGTGTATGAAAGGCAAGTACCATACCTATTACAGTCCCTAAGAACCCAATCATAGGAGCTGCTCCTGCTATGGTAGCAAGTACACTCACATTGCGCTCTAGTTTATAAACTTCTAGTTTCCCTTGATTTTCTATAGCTGTATTAATATCCTCAAGAGGGCTTCCTATACGAGAGATTCCCTTTGCGGTTAATCTAGATACAGGGGAGTTAGCCTGAGCACAGTATATTTTTGCTCCTTCTATGTTACCAGAAGCGACATTATCTCTTATTTGATTCATAAAATTACCATCTACTTTTGAAGCTGCTTTTATAGCAAATAGCCTTTCAAAGTAGATATAGATAGCCACAAAAAGTAGTACAAATAGAACGGCAATAATGATGATTCCTGCTGTACCTCCAGTTAAGAGCAAATCTATGATAGATAATGTCTTCTCTACAGGCTCGTCTGTAGCAAGTATATCTGCCGCATCTTGAGCTCCGTCTTGAATAAGTGTATTAAGCATATGTTTATTAATTGAGGCTTTAGAATGAAACGAACGTTATTTTAGAAAATTGCCTAGACTTAAGCACCCATTGTTCCTCCCGTAAGAAGAACAAAGGCAACAGCTCCCGCAGCAAACCCTACAAAGGCTAACCACGTGATCTTTTTAAGGTACCAGATAAAATCTATCTTTTCCATTCCCATAGCTGCAACTCCTGCCGCAGAACCTATGATAAGCATACTTCCTCCTGTTCCAGCAGAGTATGCAATAAAGTGCCATAATAAACTGTCTGTCTCTGCAGTATACATACCCATAGAGGCAGCCACAAGTGGCACGTTATCAATAATAGCAGATAGAATACCAAGTATTACTACCACAACATCTTGATTAGGTACCGCTCCATTAAGAATCTCTGCAACATAACGTAATGTTCCCACTGGATCACCAGCTTCAGACACACCATATACAAGACTTTCAAGTCCTGCTACTGCCATTAATATTCCTAAAAAGAAAAGGATACTTGAGATCTCGATACGAGAAAGTGCTTTGTGAGCACTGTATAAGTGCTTACGCTCTTTTGTAAAGTCTTCTTCTGGGTGAATGTACTCAGATACTAACCACACTACACCTAGTGCAAGCATCATACCCATATAAGGAGGTAAGTGTGTTATTGTCTTAAAAATAGGTACAGATACTATCATACCTAGCCCTAAGAAAAGCATTGTCTTACTACTTAGTAATCTTCCTGCTTCTTCATCTTCTTGTGTATCTACAACTATATCGCCTTTAAAAGCTGGCAAGTATGTTGCAATAAAGAATGGTATAACAAAACAAATTACAGATGGTATGATTACAAACTTGATAAGTCCCATTGCTGTAACATTATCTGCAATCCAAAGCATTGTAGTAGTAACGTCCCCAATAGGTGACCAAGCTCCCCCTGCATTTGCAGCAATTACTACCATTGCAGCAAACCAAAGACGTTGCTCTCTGTTTACAATAAGCTTACGTAATAAGGTAATAAGTACAATTGTAGCGGTAAGGTTATCTATTATAGCAGAAAGTATGAATGCTAGTATCCCTATAATCCATAATAACTTTTTCTTGCTACGAGTTCTTACAGCTCCTTTAAGAACTTCAAAACCTCTGTGAAGATCTATAATCTCAACAATGGTCATAGCCCCTATAAGGAAGATAAGTATCTCTGCTGTTTTACCTAAGTGGTGTAAAAGCGTGTTATCAAAACCGTGCTCTGCATCGTGCAAGGCATCTCCCGTAAGAGGCACCCCATTAGGAAACAAGCTATAAGCTTGCTCATAGGTATCTATTACGTCAAACCAGCCTAGGTGAAAACCTACTGCTAGAAATGCCCAGATAAGTGATGCCATAATAAGTGCAGGCACTGTTTTATCAAGTTTAAGAGGATGCTCAAGGGTTATAGAAAGGTACCCGATAATAAAAATGAGAATAATTACTGATTCCATATGTATATAAAGTTGGTGTGATTATTACATCTTACAGATGCAAGTATTAAAGTAATTCTTTTAATGCAATTTCAAAAGCTGTCTTGCTTATATTTTGTTTTGAACTGTTATTCTGATACGTATTTTCTATCGCATTACGTATAGTTTGTGATGTATCGTTAAAGATTGCATCATCTGTCATTTGCACGCGGCGCTCCATAAAGTATGCAAATACTCTTGCCATACCACAGTTTGAAATAAAGTCTGGTATAAGACTCACCTTTGCGTCTGTATGCTCCATTATAGGTCCAAAGAAAATTTCTTTATCTGCAAACGGTACGTTTGCACCACAAGAAATAACTTCCAGCCCCGTATCTATCATTCTATTAATTTGATCTTCTGTAATAAGACGAGAAGCTGCACAAGGAGCGAAAATCTCTGTCTCAAGATTCCATATCTCCTCATTCATTTGTGAGAATGGTATCAATCCTTCTGTAGAAGCGTTAAGTGTATTACCTGTTTTATTAAGATACATATCTCGTATCTCCTCAAAGGTAAAACCTTCTTTATTTATAAAACCTCCTACAATATCTATAATACCTACTACTTTTGCACCCATTTGCGCTAGGTAGTAAGCCGCTGCTGCACCTACGTTTCCAAAACCTTGTACCACGGCACGCTTGCCCTTTACATCACCTCCATAAATATCATAATAATGACGTACCGCCTCTGCAACACCATATCCAGTAATCATATCTGCTACGGTATACTTGCGTGTTACATCTGGAGAAAATGATGGGTTTTCTATCACCTTAATGACTCCTTGCCTAAGTTGCCCTATACGGTTAATTTTATCTGCCTCTGTAGGTTGAAAGTGCCCAGTAAAAACACCTTCTTGAGGATGCCATACGCCACTCTCTTCTGTAATAGGTATTACCTCGTGTATCTCGTCTACATTAAGATCACCTCCCGTACCATAATAACTTTTAAGTAGTGGTGACACGGCTTTATACCAGCGCTCTAGGACTCCTTTCTTACGAGGATCTTTTGGGTCAAAGTTAATTCCTGACTTTGCTCCACCTATAGCTGGACCAGATACAGTAAACTTAACCTCCATAGTTTTTGCTAGAGAAAGGACTTCATTTATATCTAGTCCTACACGCATACGTGTACCACCACCAGCGGCACCTCCTCTTAAAGAGTTAATAACTACCCACCCCTCTGCTTCGGTTTCTGGGTCGTTCCAGTGAAAAACAATCTCTGGTGACTTATCTTCGTATCGCTGTAAAAGCTCTCTCATATATTTGGTTAAGTAAGGCCCAAATATACAAACTTGAATCACCTTCTAGAAGAAGTGTGCATAAATTAAGAATCATATAACATTCCGCTAGAGTGGTCTTGTGATGCTCCGGTGACACTTGCAAGGCAATTAGCAAGTCCTTCAAGCCTTAAAACCCCTAATAACCCAAAAACGAGAGCCTCTTTAAATTCAATAAGTTGCGCATCTGGCACTACAAGATTTAACACAGCTCCCTTGACCCTATTTGCTTTATACTGAGCTTGCACACGACCTAGCAAATAGCTATTGTAAGCTCCTCCTCCGGTTACTAAAACTGAGGCGTTTTCTTTAAACTGAGTCGCAATTTGCACAGCAATATGCTCTGTAAACGTCGCCAGCACATCTATATCAGAGACTTTATAAGATTCAATTATTGGGAATACTTGTTCGTGCACCCACTCTATCCCCAGAGATTTTGGTGCTGGAGAGCTATAATATGGTAAGCTATTCAGTTCCTTTAATAAGGGAGCGTGTACGGTTCCCGCTTTCGCGAAAGCGCCCTCATCATCATACGGCTTACCCAACTTATGAGCATATGTATTGAGCACAACATTAACTGGACAAATATCATACGCCAGCCGAACTCCATTTTCCTCAGTCGAAACATTTGCAAATCCACCAAGATTGAGACAATAATCATATGTACCAAACAACAGCTTATCTCCTATAGGAACAAGCGGTGCGCCTTGCCCACCTAGCGCTACATCTTGCACCCTGAAGTCGCAAACCACTTTATGACTAAGCAACTGAGCAAGCTCTGGAAGATTACCTATCTGTAAAGTAAAACCATCTTGTGGCTGGTGTAATATGGTGTGGCCGTGGGAGCATACAGCATCTACCTGCTTTATACGATACCTAGCTTTAAATATATTTATCACCTGAGCTAAATATATTGTATATGATGCATTTAATGTAGAGAGCGCCTCTGTTGAGAGTGTATGTGCTGTTTTTAGTTTATCTACCCAGTCATTTGGGTAAGCAATCGTTTCTGCATTGATTATCTGAGCATTAAAGACTGGATAAACTTCACCAGCAATTTGAGGTGACATACTCACTTTAACAAGCGCGCAGTCTATTCCATCTAAGCTGGTACCACTCATCACACCTATAACGTTATAGTTTTTTTGTTCCATCACCCTAAATCTATTGAGAAAAGCATAAGAAACAAGTATATTTGTACAGATTTTTTACACAATCGTTAATATTTAGAATTGACTATGGATTTTAGCTTAACAGAAGAACACCTTATGATACGCGACGCTGCTCGCGATTTTGCACGTACAGAATTACTAGACGGAGTAATAGAAAGAGATAACATACAACAGTTTCCTGCAGAACTTGTAAAGAAAATGGGTGACCTAGGCTTTATGGGTATTATGGTTGATCCAAAATATGGAGGAAGTGGTATGGACGCAATTTCATATGTTCTTGTTATGGAAGAGCTGTCTAAAATAGATGCCTCTGCATCTGTAATTGTTTCTGTAAACAACTCATTGGTATGCTACGGTCTTGAAGCTTATGGGTCTGAAGAGCAAAAACAAAAATACCTTACTAAACTTGCTACAGGTGAGATGGTAGGTGCTTTTTGTCTTTCTGAGCCAGAAGCTGGATCTGATGCAACTTCACAAGCTACTACAGCAATAGATAAAGGAGATCATTACGTACTTAATGGTACAAAAAACTGGATTACAAATGGAGGACGCTCTGACGTGTATCTCGTAATCGCTCAAACTGATAGAGAAAAAGGGCACCGCGGTATCAACGCTTTCATAGTTGAGAAAGGGATGGAAGGTTTTGAAGTAGGACCTAAAGAAGACAAACTAGGTATACGTGGTAGTGACACGCACACACTACAGTTTAATGACGTAAAAGTACCCAAGGAAAATAGAATAGGTGAAGACGGGTTTGGTTTCAAATTTGCAATGAAAACACTTTCCGGAGGACGCATAGGTATTGCCGCACAAGCACTTGGTATTGCTTCTGGGGCATACGAGCTTGCTCTTAAATATTCTAAAGAGCGTAAAGCCTTTGGTACAGAAATTTGTAACCACCAAGCTATCGCTTTTAAACTTGCAGATATGTATGTAGAGATAGAAGCTGCACGTCACCTAGTGATGAAAGCCGCTTGGGATAAAGATCAAGGTAACAACTATGATCAATCAAGCGCGATGGCAAAGCTTTATGCGTCAAAAGTTGCAATGGAGCAAACAGTAGAAGCTGTACAAATACACGGTGGCAACGGTTTTGTAAAAGAATACCACGTTGAGCGATTAATGCGTGACGCAAAAATCACTCAGATATATGAAGGAACTAGTGAGATTCAAAAAATTGTAATCTCTAGAAGCCTTATAAAAGGATAATAGCTTACTCCTTATAAATTAAAAAAAGCGGCTTAGTGCCGCTTTTTTTAATTTACACTTTACTTATCTAAGCTTCCAGCCCTTAGTACTAGTACTAGATTCTAGTCTATCTTCTACGCTATCTTCAAGTTCTGGAAAGAAGTCTATACCGGTAAGCTTTTCTATCTGATCTACAGAGGTTACAAATGTTTTAAGAGACTTATTTGATACTTTGTGATTCATTAAAAAGGCAATCATTTTTGCATCTCCTCCAGATTGATCATAAACAATTTTATAAAAGGATTCTGGCACGGTAACTCCTTCTGTACCTATGGCGCCCATTTTATCTTTTAGTATACCACCAGTCACTACATAAACTCCATCATACTTCTTTGCCCAATAGCGCACTTGCTGCTCAAGTTCATTCCAGATACCCGCATTAAAATCGTGCCTTTGCGGACTAATATTACTTGTCAAAAAAGTTTCTTCATAAGCCTCTTTACTAAACTCCCTATCACCTGCTGGGCATAAATGCCCACGATCATATCCAGATTTTTTATAATTACGCCAGTGTGCAGACTCTGTCTCAACTTGAGGGTCTACCTCAAAATATGGACGTTTAAAGTCATTATTTACAATGTGGCTTTTTTTAAGTTCGTAAGCAACCCACTCTGCTTGTTCATCGCGCTCGCTGTAACTCAATGAGTAGTAGTTGTGATGTACAACTTGCCCCGTGGTAGATGTAGGTAAAAAATAGGTGTTTGTCGTAGCCTTAGGCTGTCTACCCTCTTCTATCATAGGAGCATCTACAGCCTTAT harbors:
- a CDS encoding MotA/TolQ/ExbB proton channel family protein, whose protein sequence is MLNTLIQDGAQDAADILATDEPVEKTLSIIDLLLTGGTAGIIIIAVLFVLLFVAIYIYFERLFAIKAASKVDGNFMNQIRDNVASGNIEGAKIYCAQANSPVSRLTAKGISRIGSPLEDINTAIENQGKLEVYKLERNVSVLATIAGAAPMIGFLGTVIGMVLAFHTLATSSGQAEMGTLAEGIYTAMTTTVAGLIVGIIAYMGYNHLVVRTDKVVHSMEANAVDFLDLLNEPS
- the nhaD gene encoding sodium:proton antiporter NhaD; translated protein: MESVIILIFIIGYLSITLEHPLKLDKTVPALIMASLIWAFLAVGFHLGWFDVIDTYEQAYSLFPNGVPLTGDALHDAEHGFDNTLLHHLGKTAEILIFLIGAMTIVEIIDLHRGFEVLKGAVRTRSKKKLLWIIGILAFILSAIIDNLTATIVLITLLRKLIVNREQRLWFAAMVVIAANAGGAWSPIGDVTTTMLWIADNVTAMGLIKFVIIPSVICFVIPFFIATYLPAFKGDIVVDTQEDEEAGRLLSSKTMLFLGLGMIVSVPIFKTITHLPPYMGMMLALGVVWLVSEYIHPEEDFTKERKHLYSAHKALSRIEISSILFFLGILMAVAGLESLVYGVSEAGDPVGTLRYVAEILNGAVPNQDVVVVILGILSAIIDNVPLVAASMGMYTAETDSLLWHFIAYSAGTGGSMLIIGSAAGVAAMGMEKIDFIWYLKKITWLAFVGFAAGAVAFVLLTGGTMGA
- a CDS encoding Glu/Leu/Phe/Val dehydrogenase dimerization domain-containing protein, encoding MRELLQRYEDKSPEIVFHWNDPETEAEGWVVINSLRGGAAGGGTRMRVGLDINEVLSLAKTMEVKFTVSGPAIGGAKSGINFDPKDPRKKGVLERWYKAVSPLLKSYYGTGGDLNVDEIHEVIPITEESGVWHPQEGVFTGHFQPTEADKINRIGQLRQGVIKVIENPSFSPDVTRKYTVADMITGYGVAEAVRHYYDIYGGDVKGKRAVVQGFGNVGAAAAYYLAQMGAKVVGIIDIVGGFINKEGFTFEEIRDMYLNKTGNTLNASTEGLIPFSQMNEEIWNLETEIFAPCAASRLITEDQINRMIDTGLEVISCGANVPFADKEIFFGPIMEHTDAKVSLIPDFISNCGMARVFAYFMERRVQMTDDAIFNDTSQTIRNAIENTYQNNSSKQNISKTAFEIALKELL
- a CDS encoding anhydro-N-acetylmuramic acid kinase, translated to MEQKNYNVIGVMSGTSLDGIDCALVKVSMSPQIAGEVYPVFNAQIINAETIAYPNDWVDKLKTAHTLSTEALSTLNASYTIYLAQVINIFKARYRIKQVDAVCSHGHTILHQPQDGFTLQIGNLPELAQLLSHKVVCDFRVQDVALGGQGAPLVPIGDKLLFGTYDYCLNLGGFANVSTEENGVRLAYDICPVNVVLNTYAHKLGKPYDDEGAFAKAGTVHAPLLKELNSLPYYSSPAPKSLGIEWVHEQVFPIIESYKVSDIDVLATFTEHIAVQIATQFKENASVLVTGGGAYNSYLLGRVQAQYKANRVKGAVLNLVVPDAQLIEFKEALVFGLLGVLRLEGLANCLASVTGASQDHSSGMLYDS
- a CDS encoding acyl-CoA dehydrogenase, with protein sequence MDFSLTEEHLMIRDAARDFARTELLDGVIERDNIQQFPAELVKKMGDLGFMGIMVDPKYGGSGMDAISYVLVMEELSKIDASASVIVSVNNSLVCYGLEAYGSEEQKQKYLTKLATGEMVGAFCLSEPEAGSDATSQATTAIDKGDHYVLNGTKNWITNGGRSDVYLVIAQTDREKGHRGINAFIVEKGMEGFEVGPKEDKLGIRGSDTHTLQFNDVKVPKENRIGEDGFGFKFAMKTLSGGRIGIAAQALGIASGAYELALKYSKERKAFGTEICNHQAIAFKLADMYVEIEAARHLVMKAAWDKDQGNNYDQSSAMAKLYASKVAMEQTVEAVQIHGGNGFVKEYHVERLMRDAKITQIYEGTSEIQKIVISRSLIKG
- a CDS encoding DNA/RNA non-specific endonuclease, translated to MKRKYTYPLLVIVFTLVWYVFENYANKAVDAPMIEEGRQPKATTNTYFLPTSTTGQVVHHNYYSLSYSERDEQAEWVAYELKKSHIVNNDFKRPYFEVDPQVETESAHWRNYKKSGYDRGHLCPAGDREFSKEAYEETFLTSNISPQRHDFNAGIWNELEQQVRYWAKKYDGVYVVTGGILKDKMGAIGTEGVTVPESFYKIVYDQSGGDAKMIAFLMNHKVSNKSLKTFVTSVDQIEKLTGIDFFPELEDSVEDRLESSTSTKGWKLR